One window from the genome of Hippoglossus hippoglossus isolate fHipHip1 chromosome 6, fHipHip1.pri, whole genome shotgun sequence encodes:
- the nox5 gene encoding NADPH oxidase 5 produces MCCSPAELLIMSLDEDARWLEWVTRQFESIAGDNKEIDLDEFKTALKVKESFFAERFFALFDSDGSSSISLDELLKALDLLIHGSETDKLKFLFQVYDVDGSGSIDPDELRTVLKSCLRESAISLPEEKLDDLTLALFESADKDNSGAITFEELKAELETFPEVMENLTISAANWLKPPDVEEKKRRHTPRYLTRAYWQNNSRKLFFLCVYAGLSLTLFVGAMLQHSQGGAWLMVAKGCGQCLNFNCTFVMVLMLRRCLTWLRTTWLLRVLPLDQNILLHQIVGYSILCYTLVHTTAHIFNFVHLSQSSGFSLWEYLLTTRPGVGWVKGTASVTGVVLQVVICLMVLCSSTFVRRSGHFEVFYLSHLSYVWVWSLLMVHCANFWKWFVVPGLVFVLEKIVGIAVSRMGGLYIVEVILLPSKVTHLVIKRPQFFHFKPGDYVYVNIPVIAKYEWHPFTISSAPEQSDALWLHIRSMGQWTNRLYEYFRRPESETLSPKRLATSLRNRRQLRAQDDLFSSTDWNQAVASNEDEAIELTMYRQNGSRAAGAPVSLSVAQGPTESLPDELGPAERGEAPPLREISAKFGENHRFCNIKCYVDGPYGTPTRQIFASEHAVLIGAGIGITPFASILQSIMYRYRRRKQNCPNCNYSWCENIKDSDMKLRKVDFIWINRDQKSFEWFVSLLTKLEMDQADEEPEGRFLEMHMYMTSALSKNDMKAIGLQMALDLLAKKEKRDSITGLRTRTQPGRPEWGKVFQKVSEENKGKVHVFYCGSPALAKLIKAQCEHFGFNFYKENF; encoded by the exons atgtGTTGTTCTCCAGCAGAGCTGCTCATCATGAGTCTGGACGAGGACGCTCGCTGGCTGGAGTGGGTCACCAGACAGTTCGAGAGCATCGCAGGAGACAACAAGGAAATCGACCTGGATGAGTTCAAAACGGCTCTGAAGGTCAAAGAA tcGTTCTTCGCCGAGCGTTTCTTCGCTCTGTTCGActcggacggcagcagctccATCAGTCTGGACGAGCTGCTCAAAGCTCTGGACCTGCTGATCCACGGCAGCGAGACCGACAAGCTCAAGTTCCTGTTTCAGGTTTACGACGTGGACG GCAGCGGCTCCATCGACCCAGATGAGCTCAGAACAGTTCTAAAGTCGTGTCTGCGCGAGAGCGCCATCTCTCTGCCGGAGGAGAAACTGGACGACCTGACGCTGGCGCTGTTCGAGTCAGCTGATAAAGACAACAGCGGCGCCATCACCTTCGAGGAGCTGAAGGCTGAGCTGGAGACTTTTCCAGAGGTGATGGAGAACCTCACCATCag tgCTGCTAACTGGTTGAAACCTCCTGACGTGGAAGAGAAGAAGCGTCGTCATACCCCTCGTTACCTGACGAGGGCGTACTGGCAGAACAACAGTCGGAAGCTGTTCTTTCTCTGCGTCTACGCCGGCCTCAGTCTGACGCTGTTCGTCGGCGCCATGCTGCAGCACAGCCAGGGGGGGGCGTGGTTGATGGTTGCCAAGGGCTGCGGACAGTGTCTCAACTTTAACTGCACCTTTGTCATG gtgctgatgctgcggcGCTGCTTGACGTGGCTGAGGACCACGTGGCTGCTGAGGGTTCTTCCTCTGGACCAGAACATCTTACTGCATCAGATCGTGGGTTACTCCATCCTCTGCTACACGCTGGTTCACACCACCGCACACATCTTCAACTTCG TCCATCTGTCCCAGAGCAGTGGCTTCAGTTTGTGGGAGTACCTGCTCACCACCCGGCCGGGGGTCGGGTGGGTGAAGGGGACGGCCTCGGTGACCGGTGTGGTTCTACAGGTGGTGATCTGCCTCATGGTTCTCTGCTCCAGCACCTTCGTACGACGCAGCGGACACTTTGAA GTGTTCTACTTGTCTCACCTGTCCTACGTGTGGGTGTGGTCTCTGCTCATGGTTCACTGTGCAAACTTCTGGAAGTGGTTTGTGGTCCCGGGTCTGGTTTTCGTGCTCGAGAAGATAGTGGGAATCGCAGTTTCTCGTATGGGAGGTCTCTACATCGTGGAGGTCATCCTGCTGCCGTCCAAG gtgactCACCTGGTCATCAAACGTCCTCAGTTCTTTCATTTCAAACCTGGAGATTACGTCTACGTCAACATTCCCGTCATCGCCAAGTACGAGTGGCACCCGTTCACCATCAGCAGCGCGCCAGAGCAGTCGG ACGCTCTGTGGCTGCACATCCGTTCGATGGGCCAGTGGACGAACCGCCTGTACGAGTACTTCAGACGACCAGAGAGCGAGACGCTCAGTCCCAAGAGGCTGGCGACGAGCCTGAGGAACCGCAGGCAGCTGAGGGCCCAG gaCGACTTGTTCAGCTCCACGGACTGGAACCAAGCTGTGGCGTCTAATGAGGACGAAGCCATCGAGCTGACCATGTACCGACAGAATGGCTCCCGGGCCGCCGGGGCCCCGGTGTCGCTCTCTGTAGCTCAGGGGCCGACGGAGTCTCTTCCTGACGAGCTTGGGccggcagagagaggagaggcccCTCCCCTCAGAGAA ATTTCtgccaagtttggtgaaaatcacCGGTTCTGCAACATCAAG tgttatGTAGATGGACCGTATGGGACTCCGACCAGACAGATCTTTGCCTCTGAGCACGCTGTCTTGATCGGCGCCGGCATCGGCATCACACCCTTCGCTTCCATCCTGCAGAGCATCATGTATCG ATACAGACGCAGGAAACAGAACTGTCCCAACTGTAACTACTCGTGGTGTGAAAACATTAAAGACAGCGACATGAAGCTAcgcaaa GTCGACTTCATCTGGATCAACAGAGACCAGAAGTCATTTGAATGGTTTGTTAGTTTACTGACCAAACTGGAGATGGACCAGGCTGACGAGGAGCCGGAAG GACGATTCCTGGAGATGCACATGTACATGACGTCAGCGCTCAGTAAGAATGACATGAAGGCCATCGGCCTGCAGATGGCGCTGGACCTCCTGGccaagaaggagaagagagactCCATCACTGGGCTGAGGACCAGAACCCAACCTGGGAGACCTGAGTGGGGGAAG GTGTTTCAGAAAGTGTCCGAGGAGAACAAGGGGAAGGTCCACGTGTTTTACTGCGGCTCTCCGGCTCTGGCTAAACTCATCAAGGCTCAGTGTGAACACTTCGGCTTCAACTTCTACAAGGAGAACTTctga